From [Clostridium] symbiosum, a single genomic window includes:
- a CDS encoding MoxR family ATPase, which produces MKPKEEISEHLLKELERFRAEYPVAEEVRRRVYQPDMPFFGKEIVEMAVSALLEGENLLLCGDKATGKNILAENLAWMFGRPVYNMSFHVNTDSGTLIGSDTFVDNEVKLRRGPVYQCAAYGGFGILDEINMAKNDAVSVLHATLDYRRIIDVPGYDRIELHPAARFIGTMNYGYAGTKELNEALVSRFMVINMPTLGQEDLIRILDAAVPGASLPALEQFSGLFLDLQAKAKNGEISTKPVDLRGMIGSLKLIRGGLTPKAAVTMGITNKCFDVFEQDMVDDIVLTRIPDSWTSSDVF; this is translated from the coding sequence ATGAAACCGAAGGAAGAAATCAGTGAACATTTATTAAAAGAACTTGAACGTTTCAGAGCCGAATATCCTGTTGCGGAGGAGGTGAGGCGGCGTGTCTATCAGCCTGATATGCCCTTCTTTGGAAAGGAAATCGTGGAGATGGCCGTTTCCGCACTTCTGGAGGGTGAAAATCTTCTGCTCTGCGGGGATAAGGCGACGGGTAAGAATATCCTGGCTGAAAATCTGGCCTGGATGTTTGGACGGCCTGTTTATAATATGTCCTTTCATGTGAATACGGACAGCGGCACCCTGATCGGAAGCGATACTTTTGTGGATAATGAGGTGAAGCTGCGCAGAGGACCTGTGTACCAGTGTGCCGCCTACGGCGGTTTCGGTATTCTGGATGAGATAAATATGGCTAAAAATGATGCCGTTTCCGTTCTTCATGCCACGCTCGACTACCGCCGCATCATTGATGTTCCCGGATATGACAGGATCGAGCTGCACCCCGCGGCCCGTTTTATCGGAACGATGAACTATGGATATGCAGGGACGAAGGAACTGAATGAGGCTCTTGTCTCCCGTTTCATGGTCATCAATATGCCAACTCTCGGCCAGGAGGATTTAATAAGAATTCTGGATGCCGCCGTTCCCGGAGCCTCCCTTCCGGCTCTGGAACAATTTTCGGGACTTTTCCTGGATCTTCAGGCTAAAGCAAAGAATGGGGAGATTTCCACGAAACCTGTGGATCTGCGCGGTATGATTGGTTCCCTGAAGCTGATCCGCGGCGGGCTGACGCCGAAAGCCGCTGTCACCATGGGCATAACCAATAAGTGCTTTGATGTATTTGAGCAGGATATGGTGGATGACATCGTCTTAACCCGGATTCCCGATTCATGGACCAGCAGCGACGTATTTTGA
- a CDS encoding polysaccharide deacetylase family protein — protein sequence MKTQAKKITSRKVLSTAAIFALSFFVGRAAAQTVEPHKNAAPVESHHSASAVPASADGNWGLSFQTEGQAPIGNATADYLKQYNAYYVQNTQDKVIYLTFDAGYENGNTAAILDALKKHNAQATFFLVGNYMQTSPDLVKRMIAEGHNVGNHTFHHPDMSKLSTKESFEKELGDLETLFEQTTGQPMKKYYRPPQGKYSESNLQMASDMGYKTFFWSLAYVDWYEDKQPTKEEAFKKLLGRIHPGAVVLLHSTSKTNGQILDELLTKWEEMGYHFGSLDELVGEK from the coding sequence CTGAAAACCCAGGCTAAAAAAATCACATCCCGAAAGGTTTTATCTACCGCAGCCATCTTTGCCCTCTCTTTCTTTGTGGGCCGGGCCGCTGCCCAGACCGTGGAACCTCATAAGAACGCAGCTCCCGTGGAGTCCCATCACAGCGCTTCCGCTGTCCCAGCCTCCGCAGATGGTAACTGGGGCTTAAGTTTCCAGACCGAGGGCCAGGCTCCGATCGGTAATGCGACGGCCGACTATCTGAAACAGTACAATGCTTACTATGTCCAAAACACGCAGGATAAAGTGATTTATCTGACTTTTGACGCCGGATACGAGAACGGCAACACGGCCGCAATCCTGGATGCGCTGAAAAAACATAACGCCCAGGCCACATTTTTCCTGGTCGGCAATTACATGCAGACCAGCCCGGATCTCGTCAAACGGATGATCGCGGAAGGCCACAACGTGGGCAACCACACCTTCCATCACCCGGACATGTCCAAACTCTCCACAAAAGAATCTTTTGAAAAGGAACTGGGTGACCTGGAGACGCTTTTCGAACAGACCACCGGCCAGCCCATGAAGAAATACTACAGGCCGCCACAGGGAAAATACAGTGAGAGCAACCTGCAGATGGCAAGCGATATGGGATATAAAACCTTTTTCTGGAGCCTTGCCTATGTTGACTGGTATGAAGATAAACAGCCGACAAAGGAAGAAGCATTTAAAAAGCTGCTCGGACGCATTCATCCCGGAGCCGTTGTGCTGTTACATAGTACCTCTAAAACCAATGGGCAGATTCTGGATGAACTGCTGACGAAATGGGAAGAGATGGGGTATCATTTTGGGTCGTTGGATGAGCTTGTGGGTGAAAAATAG
- a CDS encoding AraC family transcriptional regulator, which produces MSLQKCGLNLNRSNEELQPHGTPSFPCAGYAAVYTDVAEDAIPWHWHAEFEVIYIKSGNLKLQIPEKTFHLKQGEGIAVNSNILHSAEAEPYCELQSFVFNPLLITGSADSVFAEKYITPLISSPAFDGCPFLLVSQEQELFEKQFTQAFHALSGDLPGYEFTVRQNLSGICYLLCQKYGGDQPPERPGLAPDHLRIRTMLDYIHGHFSEDLNLAQIAEAANIGERECLRCFRRTIQISPVQYLIKYRIMQGASLLLREPGKSVSNIAQECGFDSPGNFSQLFRRYYKCSPKEYRQEKQK; this is translated from the coding sequence ATGAGTCTGCAAAAATGCGGATTGAATTTGAACCGCAGCAACGAGGAGCTGCAGCCACACGGAACGCCGTCCTTCCCCTGCGCCGGTTATGCCGCCGTCTATACGGACGTCGCGGAGGACGCCATTCCCTGGCACTGGCATGCGGAATTTGAAGTCATTTATATAAAATCGGGAAACCTGAAACTTCAGATACCTGAGAAAACATTTCATTTAAAACAGGGCGAAGGAATTGCCGTCAATTCCAATATTCTTCACTCTGCGGAGGCGGAACCTTACTGTGAACTGCAATCCTTTGTCTTTAACCCCTTGTTAATCACGGGAAGCGCAGACTCCGTCTTTGCAGAAAAATACATTACGCCTCTCATCTCCTCCCCTGCTTTTGACGGCTGCCCCTTCCTCCTCGTTTCCCAGGAGCAGGAACTCTTCGAAAAGCAGTTTACACAGGCCTTCCACGCCCTTTCCGGGGATCTTCCAGGCTATGAATTTACGGTCAGGCAGAATCTCTCAGGAATCTGTTATTTACTCTGTCAAAAATACGGCGGGGATCAGCCGCCCGAACGTCCGGGGCTTGCTCCCGATCATCTGCGCATCCGGACAATGCTGGATTATATCCACGGCCATTTTTCCGAAGACCTGAACCTGGCTCAAATTGCGGAAGCCGCCAATATCGGTGAACGCGAATGTCTGCGCTGTTTCCGGAGAACCATCCAGATTTCACCGGTACAGTATCTGATTAAATACAGAATTATGCAGGGCGCCTCCCTGCTTCTTCGCGAACCGGGAAAAAGTGTCTCCAATATTGCGCAGGAATGCGGCTTCGACAGCCCCGGGAATTTCTCCCAATTGTTCAGGCGTTATTACAAATGTTCTCCAAAAGAATACAGACAGGAAAAACAGAAATAA
- a CDS encoding MFS transporter: MFQLLLIIIYLAFISLGLPDSLLGSAWPSMYGELNVPVSFAGIISMIIAGGTIISSLFSDRLIRKFGTGLVTVVSVAMTAVALMGFSRSHSFTQLCLWGIPYGLGAGSVDAALNNFVALHYKSRHMSWLHCFWGVGATAGPYIMGLCLTRGLQWNSGYRTIGIIQFVLVACLLLSLPLWKSGKDDGKGETPEYKGIGLGETLKLPGAKAILTAYFCYCSLEATTGLWAGSFMVLHKGINAETAAKWASLFYLGITIGRFICGFITDRFGDQNMVRLGQLLAASGACLILLPVGTAAVLAGLILTGVGCAPIYPSLLHATPYNFGKEYSQSVMGMQMACAYVGTTLMPPLFGLLAEWIGVWLYPFYLLIFVAGMLIMTERMNRIRSASEKKV, encoded by the coding sequence ATGTTCCAATTACTGCTTATTATTATTTATCTGGCGTTTATCAGTCTGGGTCTGCCAGATTCGCTGCTCGGCTCGGCCTGGCCGTCCATGTATGGCGAATTAAATGTGCCGGTTTCCTTTGCCGGGATTATCAGCATGATCATCGCCGGAGGAACAATCATATCCAGCCTGTTCAGTGACAGGCTGATCAGAAAGTTCGGCACAGGGCTTGTGACGGTTGTCAGTGTTGCAATGACCGCGGTGGCCCTGATGGGATTTTCACGTTCCCATTCGTTTACGCAGCTCTGTCTGTGGGGAATTCCCTACGGGCTTGGGGCCGGGAGTGTGGACGCGGCGCTTAACAACTTCGTGGCGCTGCATTACAAATCACGCCATATGAGCTGGCTGCACTGTTTCTGGGGAGTCGGAGCCACGGCGGGACCGTATATTATGGGACTGTGCCTGACACGGGGACTGCAGTGGAATTCGGGATACCGGACAATTGGAATTATCCAGTTTGTTCTGGTGGCCTGTCTGCTTCTTTCTCTGCCGTTGTGGAAATCAGGAAAGGATGACGGGAAAGGGGAAACTCCGGAATATAAGGGGATTGGACTCGGGGAGACGCTGAAGCTGCCCGGAGCTAAGGCAATCCTGACGGCGTATTTCTGCTACTGTTCTTTGGAGGCCACAACCGGCCTGTGGGCGGGGAGTTTTATGGTGCTTCACAAGGGCATCAACGCAGAGACGGCGGCAAAGTGGGCCTCCCTCTTTTATCTGGGAATTACAATCGGCCGTTTTATCTGCGGATTTATAACCGATCGGTTCGGCGATCAAAATATGGTGCGTCTGGGGCAGCTTCTTGCGGCGTCCGGGGCATGTCTGATTCTCCTTCCCGTTGGAACTGCGGCTGTGCTTGCGGGGCTTATTCTCACCGGAGTGGGCTGCGCCCCGATTTATCCGAGCCTGCTCCACGCGACACCGTATAATTTTGGCAAGGAGTATTCCCAGTCCGTCATGGGCATGCAGATGGCCTGCGCCTATGTGGGAACCACCCTGATGCCGCCGCTGTTCGGACTGCTGGCGGAATGGATTGGAGTCTGGCTTTATCCATTCTATCTGCTGATTTTTGTGGCGGGGATGCTTATAATGACGGAGAGAATGAATCGCATCAGGTCTGCTTCCGAAAAAAAAGTGTGA
- a CDS encoding AraC family transcriptional regulator, with protein sequence MGWIDGLQNAIDYIEDNLTEELDYAEIARQAYSSSFHFQRVFGILCGYTLGEYIRNRRLTLAGSELASSDSKVIDVAVKYGYDSPESFSRAFSRFHGITPSQARSRKAELKSFSPLSIKLVLEGGNMMDYRIEKKDAFKVIARRKRFKGTGDITQQSIHSAWEECGKDGALETLCRYITPESVFGNSLVGICFDNPNEGDFDYAIGASYEGGEPAEGLTVEEIPANTWMIFSGTGSMPDAFKDLWKRVYTEVFPTSSYQPSGGMCIEVYKSDEVHSNDFSFEIWLSVAPGKMK encoded by the coding sequence ATGGGATGGATAGACGGATTACAGAATGCAATTGACTATATTGAAGATAATCTGACTGAGGAACTGGATTATGCCGAGATTGCCAGACAGGCATATTCCTCCAGCTTTCATTTTCAGAGAGTTTTTGGGATTCTCTGCGGGTATACACTGGGAGAATACATCAGAAACAGGCGGCTGACTCTTGCGGGCAGTGAGCTGGCCTCATCGGACAGCAAGGTGATAGATGTGGCGGTAAAATATGGGTACGACAGCCCGGAGAGCTTTTCCAGGGCGTTCTCCAGATTCCACGGCATCACTCCCTCCCAGGCGCGCTCACGAAAAGCGGAGCTTAAATCATTCTCCCCCCTTTCCATCAAACTCGTATTAGAAGGAGGAAACATGATGGATTACAGAATTGAGAAAAAAGACGCATTTAAGGTGATCGCACGCAGAAAGAGATTTAAGGGAACCGGGGATATCACGCAGCAGAGCATTCACAGTGCGTGGGAGGAGTGCGGGAAAGACGGAGCGCTTGAAACACTGTGCCGCTATATCACGCCGGAAAGCGTATTCGGAAACTCGCTTGTCGGCATCTGCTTCGACAACCCGAATGAAGGTGATTTCGACTATGCCATCGGAGCGTCCTATGAGGGCGGCGAACCGGCGGAGGGATTGACGGTGGAGGAGATTCCGGCAAACACCTGGATGATATTCAGCGGTACCGGAAGTATGCCGGATGCATTTAAAGATTTATGGAAGAGGGTCTATACTGAGGTATTTCCGACCAGCAGCTATCAGCCGTCCGGAGGAATGTGCATTGAGGTGTATAAGAGCGATGAAGTCCATTCGAATGATTTTTCTTTTGAGATCTGGTTGTCTGTGGCTCCGGGGAAGATGAAATGA
- a CDS encoding ABC-F family ATP-binding cassette domain-containing protein translates to MSLLEITELSHTFGENELYRNAELTLNKGEHIGIVGQNGTGKSTLIKICTEQVIPDKGRVVWQPNVTAGYLDQYAETEKQMTMRELLKSAFRELYQIEQKMNRLYEDAAGGDAKALNMAAKYGEQLENRDFYSIDTRIDQVAEGLGLLAIGLDRPIGEMSGGQRAKVILAKLLLEKPDVLLLDEPTNFLDREHVTWLAGYLSGLDNAFMVVSHDYDFLEKIANRICDIDNGKIAKYYGTYSEFLRKKTLLREDYIRQYSAQRKEIKKTEEFIRKNAAGRKAKMARGRQKQLDRMDKMEALEEKEIKPIFHFPNLPLTDTEHLWVKQLSVGYHYPILKDISFSIKGGQKVVITGFNGIGKSTLLKTLVGQIRALQGSFSFSEQVKTGYYEQDLAWEDAERTPMEIVSDQYPELVNKEIRKRLARCGISSRHAMQPVGTLSGGEQAKVKMCLLTLKPYNFVILDEPTNHLDLLSKEALKTALTEFPGTVLLVSHEEKFYKDWAQKVIDISDVVK, encoded by the coding sequence ATGAGCTTATTAGAAATTACAGAATTATCTCATACATTTGGTGAGAATGAGTTATACAGGAATGCGGAGCTGACCCTGAATAAGGGGGAGCATATTGGAATTGTGGGACAGAACGGGACTGGAAAAAGCACCCTGATCAAAATATGTACGGAGCAGGTGATACCGGACAAAGGGCGCGTTGTCTGGCAGCCCAATGTGACCGCGGGCTATCTGGATCAATATGCCGAAACGGAAAAGCAGATGACGATGAGGGAACTGCTAAAATCGGCGTTCCGGGAATTATATCAGATCGAACAGAAGATGAATCGCCTTTATGAGGATGCGGCGGGCGGAGATGCAAAGGCGCTTAATATGGCGGCAAAATACGGAGAGCAGCTGGAAAACCGTGACTTCTATTCCATTGACACAAGGATTGACCAGGTGGCGGAAGGTCTTGGCCTGCTTGCCATTGGACTCGACAGACCGATCGGGGAGATGAGCGGCGGACAGCGGGCAAAGGTGATTCTGGCAAAACTTCTGCTTGAAAAGCCGGATGTACTGCTTCTGGACGAACCGACCAACTTTTTGGATCGGGAACATGTCACATGGCTGGCCGGATACCTGTCGGGGCTGGACAATGCCTTTATGGTCGTTTCTCACGATTATGACTTCCTGGAGAAAATTGCTAACCGTATCTGCGACATCGACAACGGAAAAATTGCAAAATATTATGGGACTTATTCCGAGTTTTTAAGAAAGAAAACACTGCTGCGGGAGGATTATATCCGCCAGTACTCTGCGCAGAGAAAAGAGATTAAAAAGACAGAGGAATTTATCCGGAAAAATGCGGCGGGAAGGAAGGCGAAGATGGCGAGGGGAAGACAGAAACAGTTGGATCGGATGGATAAGATGGAGGCGCTGGAGGAGAAGGAGATTAAGCCGATTTTTCATTTTCCCAATTTACCCTTGACGGATACGGAACATCTGTGGGTAAAACAGTTATCCGTGGGTTATCATTATCCCATCCTGAAAGACATCAGCTTTTCAATTAAAGGGGGACAGAAGGTCGTAATCACCGGATTTAACGGAATCGGTAAATCGACGCTGTTAAAAACCTTAGTGGGACAGATTAGGGCGCTGCAGGGAAGTTTTTCCTTTTCGGAACAGGTGAAGACGGGATATTATGAGCAGGATTTGGCATGGGAGGATGCGGAAAGGACGCCGATGGAGATTGTCTCTGATCAGTACCCGGAACTTGTTAATAAAGAGATACGGAAAAGACTGGCGCGCTGCGGCATTTCCAGCAGGCATGCCATGCAGCCCGTCGGCACGCTGAGCGGGGGTGAACAGGCAAAGGTGAAAATGTGCCTTCTCACATTAAAACCATATAATTTTGTTATACTGGATGAACCGACCAACCACCTGGACCTTCTGTCCAAGGAGGCATTAAAAACTGCATTGACGGAATTTCCGGGAACCGTGCTGCTGGTATCGCATGAAGAAAAATTTTATAAGGATTGGGCACAGAAAGTAATTGATATTTCAGACGTGGTTAAGTAA
- a CDS encoding MerR family transcriptional regulator: MKTVNEVSTLTGVSARALHYYDSIGLLKPAQVTGSGYRLYDDAALERLQHILLFKELQFPLKEIRRILDSPDFDRNLALEQQLNLLLLQKEHLENLIDLARGIRMTGVRNLDFTAFDAKKIDEYAAQAKAAWGKTAAYKEFEEKTRDRSPEEYDIINHDFMELFREFGELKAQNVSPGSPEAQGQVQRLRNFITEHFYNCTTEILGELGKMYAGGGAFTETIDGKGGKGTADFASRAIDFYAGNQQ, encoded by the coding sequence ATGAAAACGGTAAATGAAGTGAGCACGCTGACCGGTGTAAGCGCACGTGCCTTACACTACTATGATTCAATCGGACTGTTAAAACCTGCGCAGGTCACCGGGTCCGGTTACAGGCTGTATGACGATGCGGCCCTGGAACGGCTGCAACATATTCTTCTGTTTAAAGAACTGCAGTTTCCTTTAAAGGAAATCAGGCGTATTCTGGACAGTCCGGATTTTGATCGCAATCTGGCCCTGGAACAGCAGCTGAATCTTCTGCTGCTTCAAAAAGAGCACCTGGAGAACCTGATCGACCTGGCTCGTGGAATTCGTATGACAGGAGTGAGAAATTTGGATTTTACAGCATTTGACGCCAAAAAGATTGATGAGTATGCAGCGCAGGCCAAAGCCGCCTGGGGTAAAACGGCTGCCTATAAAGAATTTGAAGAAAAAACACGGGACCGCAGCCCCGAAGAATATGACATAATCAATCATGATTTTATGGAACTTTTCCGTGAATTCGGAGAACTGAAGGCCCAGAACGTTTCCCCCGGCTCCCCGGAGGCCCAGGGACAAGTACAGAGACTCAGGAATTTTATCACGGAACACTTTTACAACTGTACCACCGAAATATTGGGAGAACTGGGAAAAATGTATGCCGGAGGCGGAGCCTTCACGGAAACGATAGACGGCAAGGGCGGAAAAGGAACTGCTGATTTCGCCTCACGGGCGATTGATTTCTACGCCGGTAATCAGCAGTAG
- a CDS encoding PadR family transcriptional regulator: MAAIDLIVLGMIKAQPQSAYELQKNVEYRNISKWVKVSTPSIYKKVVQLEEKGDIAGSIVREGKMPEKTVYRITEAGEKHFLKLMEETAGQSVRLFLDFNAVIMSLDFVSEEIRGELTGRIQDEIQIMKDTVEEKMSERSHAPFTGMAILEQQYMLFDVLGKWMENFRKDYLK; the protein is encoded by the coding sequence ATGGCGGCAATTGATTTAATTGTACTGGGAATGATAAAGGCGCAGCCGCAGAGCGCCTATGAACTGCAGAAGAATGTGGAATACAGGAACATTTCCAAATGGGTGAAGGTCAGCACTCCTTCTATTTATAAGAAGGTGGTGCAGCTGGAAGAAAAGGGTGATATTGCAGGGAGCATTGTGAGAGAGGGAAAGATGCCGGAGAAAACGGTCTACCGGATTACGGAAGCGGGGGAAAAACATTTCCTGAAGCTGATGGAGGAGACGGCAGGCCAGTCCGTCCGCCTTTTCCTGGATTTTAATGCGGTGATTATGAGCCTCGATTTTGTTTCTGAGGAGATCAGGGGAGAGCTGACCGGACGGATTCAGGATGAGATTCAGATAATGAAGGACACGGTGGAAGAGAAGATGTCCGAGAGGAGCCACGCCCCGTTTACCGGCATGGCGATTCTGGAACAGCAGTACATGCTGTTTGATGTGCTGGGAAAATGGATGGAGAATTTCAGGAAGGACTATCTGAAATAG
- a CDS encoding DUF3795 domain-containing protein: protein MFESRCGVCCNDCERKEAVHCTGCTNMEKTFWGGVCEVKACCEGRALNHCGECPDFPCSMEAEMGKDMGFDPAPRLEQCRKWAEENHV from the coding sequence ATGTTTGAGTCAAGATGCGGAGTCTGCTGTAACGATTGTGAGAGAAAGGAAGCAGTTCACTGTACGGGATGCACCAATATGGAAAAGACGTTCTGGGGCGGCGTATGTGAAGTGAAAGCCTGTTGTGAGGGCAGAGCGCTGAACCATTGCGGGGAATGTCCCGATTTTCCGTGCAGCATGGAGGCGGAGATGGGAAAAGACATGGGCTTTGACCCGGCGCCCCGCCTTGAACAGTGCAGAAAGTGGGCAGAGGAAAATCATGTTTAA
- a CDS encoding MerR family transcriptional regulator has product MFKIGEFSRLTQVSVRMLRYYDEMGLLKPAHIDPWTGYRMYSVEQIPVLNKIIYLRDSGFGVAEIASALACRDDSLIAKQLDDKYEEICKTIRDEQEKLEKIKTAKKEILYGTGEMHYNVAIKSIPEYQVLSLRKKIPDYYCEGGMWQEMSAFARDQRVSVSGETFSIYHDMEFKERDVDVELCALVTKTGRDGGGFTYRMTEAVPSMACTMVYGDFSNIAGAYLSFARWLQDNGQYRMYGQNRQIVHRGPWNEENPENYLVEIQIPIEKPGENREPDFA; this is encoded by the coding sequence ATGTTTAAAATCGGAGAATTTTCCAGGCTGACCCAGGTGTCGGTCAGGATGCTCAGGTATTATGACGAAATGGGCCTGTTAAAGCCCGCCCATATTGATCCCTGGACCGGATACCGCATGTATTCGGTGGAACAGATTCCTGTGTTGAATAAGATTATATACCTGCGGGACAGTGGATTTGGGGTTGCGGAGATTGCATCGGCGCTTGCCTGCAGGGACGACAGCCTGATTGCGAAACAGCTGGACGACAAATATGAGGAGATTTGTAAAACAATACGGGATGAGCAGGAGAAGCTTGAGAAGATAAAAACGGCCAAAAAAGAAATTCTGTATGGTACCGGCGAGATGCACTACAATGTCGCAATCAAATCAATCCCGGAGTATCAGGTGCTATCCCTGCGGAAGAAAATCCCGGATTATTACTGCGAAGGCGGGATGTGGCAGGAGATGAGCGCTTTTGCCAGGGATCAGCGGGTATCGGTGTCGGGAGAGACTTTTTCCATCTACCATGACATGGAATTTAAGGAACGGGATGTCGACGTCGAGCTGTGCGCCCTGGTTACAAAAACAGGCAGGGACGGCGGCGGTTTCACCTACCGGATGACCGAAGCGGTGCCGTCTATGGCCTGCACGATGGTGTACGGTGACTTTTCCAATATTGCGGGGGCCTATCTGTCCTTTGCCCGGTGGCTCCAGGATAACGGCCAGTATAGAATGTACGGACAAAACAGGCAGATTGTCCACCGCGGTCCCTGGAATGAAGAAAATCCGGAGAATTATCTGGTGGAGATCCAGATTCCGATCGAAAAACCGGGAGAAAACCGAGAACCGGATTTTGCTTGA
- the tsaA gene encoding tRNA (N6-threonylcarbamoyladenosine(37)-N6)-methyltransferase TrmO, whose protein sequence is MTEFKVNPIGVIHSDDSGSTIELYPEYRAALQALDGFSHINVIWWFDGCDNEMARSVLTVDQPYKKSPETMGIFATRSPARPNPIALTAVETIQIDYENGIIRIAYIDANDGTPVLDLKPYTPSLDRVESPGVPDWCSHWPKNVEESGDFDWENEFNF, encoded by the coding sequence ATGACAGAATTTAAGGTAAATCCGATTGGGGTAATTCACAGTGACGACAGCGGTTCGACGATCGAACTTTACCCGGAATACCGCGCCGCGCTTCAGGCGCTGGACGGTTTCAGCCACATCAATGTAATCTGGTGGTTCGACGGCTGTGATAATGAGATGGCCAGGTCGGTACTGACGGTGGATCAGCCCTATAAAAAGTCTCCGGAAACAATGGGGATATTTGCCACAAGATCGCCTGCCCGGCCGAATCCCATTGCGCTGACTGCAGTGGAAACGATTCAGATTGATTATGAGAACGGCATCATCAGAATTGCTTATATCGATGCCAACGACGGCACGCCGGTTCTGGATCTCAAGCCGTATACGCCAAGCCTCGACAGGGTGGAATCCCCGGGTGTCCCGGACTGGTGTTCGCATTGGCCAAAGAACGTAGAGGAGTCTGGCGATTTTGACTGGGAAAATGAGTTTAATTTCTAG
- a CDS encoding YHYH domain-containing protein has translation MKKNLKRVIIFIAASVIGVSPAAGSAGSPFVITAEAHSGRTDSSGGHHDYKNKSGLGSYHYHCGGYPAHLHTNGVCPYKSGGTAGSNQGSTASSGSGAVNNTAPALPEPTAAAEPTDTLGWKLDAAGWWYKDSETTYKKDGVYYIDGYYYRFNSEGYMLTGWQEIDDDWYYFDGSGHMLIDLCVLIDDSYCYFDKNGKWDEEYYDSYAEYEEMYDDSWDY, from the coding sequence ATGAAAAAGAATTTAAAAAGGGTAATTATTTTCATCGCGGCATCGGTGATTGGAGTATCGCCTGCGGCCGGAAGTGCCGGCAGTCCATTCGTGATTACTGCCGAAGCCCATTCAGGAAGAACGGATTCCAGTGGAGGGCATCATGACTATAAGAACAAAAGTGGTTTGGGAAGCTATCACTACCATTGCGGTGGATATCCTGCCCATTTACATACAAACGGAGTATGTCCCTATAAGAGCGGCGGAACCGCCGGTTCGAATCAGGGAAGTACCGCCTCGTCAGGCAGCGGTGCGGTAAATAATACGGCTCCGGCATTACCTGAGCCTACTGCAGCCGCTGAACCGACGGATACGTTGGGATGGAAGTTGGATGCTGCCGGATGGTGGTACAAAGACAGTGAAACAACTTATAAAAAAGATGGCGTTTATTATATTGACGGTTACTATTATCGATTTAACTCCGAAGGATACATGCTCACAGGATGGCAGGAGATAGACGATGACTGGTACTACTTTGACGGGAGCGGTCATATGCTCATCGATTTATGTGTATTAATTGATGATTCATACTGTTACTTCGATAAAAACGGCAAATGGGATGAAGAGTATTATGACAGCTATGCGGAATATGAAGAGATGTACGATGATAGCTGGGATTACTAA
- a CDS encoding YjdF family protein, with protein sequence MQENKSRLTVFYDGTFWIGIYERISKNELEACKITFGAEPKDYEVYEFLLQNWAGLKFSPPVSAGEKQEKKINPKRMKRLVKKELDSHGTGTKSQQALQLQREENKMVRSRKSREQKEEEKERHFELKQQKRKEKHRGR encoded by the coding sequence ATGCAGGAAAATAAGAGCAGACTGACAGTATTTTACGACGGGACTTTCTGGATTGGGATTTATGAACGTATTTCAAAGAACGAACTGGAAGCATGTAAAATCACGTTTGGAGCCGAGCCAAAGGACTATGAGGTGTATGAATTTCTTTTGCAGAACTGGGCGGGGCTGAAATTCAGCCCACCGGTAAGCGCCGGCGAAAAGCAGGAGAAGAAGATTAATCCGAAGCGGATGAAACGGCTTGTAAAAAAAGAGCTTGATTCGCACGGTACAGGAACAAAATCTCAACAGGCTCTGCAGCTTCAGCGGGAAGAAAATAAGATGGTCCGCAGCAGGAAGAGCCGCGAACAGAAAGAGGAAGAAAAAGAACGCCATTTTGAATTGAAGCAGCAGAAAAGGAAGGAAAAGCACAGGGGCAGATAA